A stretch of the Sphingosinithalassobacter tenebrarum genome encodes the following:
- the infC gene encoding translation initiation factor IF-3, with amino-acid sequence MAPPAMNGPRHNEFIQVPKVRVIDHEGENLGVMYTREAIEQAAEYGLDLVEVSPNADPPVCKFLDVGKYKYEAQKKANQARKTQKTQEIKEIKMRPNIDDHDYETKMKNVRKFIGDGDKVKLTLRFRGRELSHGQLGMALLQRVAEDVQEEAKVESYPRMEGRQMLMVLAPKS; translated from the coding sequence ATGGCGCCCCCGGCCATGAACGGCCCCCGCCACAACGAATTCATCCAGGTGCCCAAGGTACGCGTGATCGACCATGAGGGTGAAAACCTCGGCGTCATGTACACGCGCGAGGCGATCGAGCAGGCCGCCGAATACGGCCTCGATCTGGTTGAAGTATCGCCCAACGCCGATCCGCCCGTCTGCAAGTTCCTCGACGTGGGGAAATACAAGTACGAGGCGCAGAAAAAGGCGAACCAGGCGCGCAAGACTCAGAAGACGCAGGAGATCAAGGAGATCAAGATGCGTCCGAACATCGACGATCATGATTATGAGACGAAGATGAAGAATGTGCGCAAGTTCATCGGCGACGGCGACAAGGTGAAGCTTACGCTGCGCTTCCGCGGTCGTGAGCTTTCGCACGGCCAGCTCGGCATGGCGCTGCTCCAGCGCGTCGCCGAGGACGTGCAGGAAGAAGCCAAGGTCGAAAGCTATCCGCGCATGGAAGGCCGCCAGATGCTGATGGTGCTGGCGCCGAAGTCATAG
- the thrS gene encoding threonine--tRNA ligase, with amino-acid sequence MSEMFRITLPDGSVREVAPGTTPADIAAAIGPGLAKAAMAAKVDGEVRDIMRPLEGDAQLALITARDEAEALELVRHDYAHVLAEAVQALWPGTQITFGPATDDGFYYDVKAPESRAPFSMDDLPAIEEKMREIIKADKPLIRQVWSREDLIAKWEKDGETFKAEWAKELPEGEDLTVYWSGEDWLDMCRGPHLASTGKLDPQAFKLMRVAGAYWRGDQNNAQLTRIYGTGWLNKKQLNEHLTRLEEAAKRDHRKLAVEMDLFHLQAEAHGSVFWHPKGYVIWRELEDYMRRAVDGAGYREVKTPQVMDARQWEQSGHWGKYRENMFVIPDEVPNVEDEGPLVSDAAEWMALKPMNCPAHVLIFRQGIKSYRDLPLRIYENGCCHRNEPHGALHGLMRVRQFTQDDAHIFCTEDQIVDEVQAFCKLADRIYNDFGFRYAIKLALRPEKRFGSDADWDKAEAELRRAVEVAGLATEEYGWEELPGEGAFYAPKLEWHLTDAIGRTWQVGTIQSDRVLPERLDASYVGEDGERHRPVMLHRAIFGSYERFIGILIEHFAGKLPCWLAPVQAVVATIVSDADDYANQVAEQLKTAGIRVETDLRNEKINYKVREHSLAKVPHLLVIGKREADEGTVAVRTLGSQGQKMLSLDEAVAMLREEATPPDLRD; translated from the coding sequence GTGTCCGAGATGTTCCGCATAACGCTGCCCGACGGTTCCGTCCGCGAGGTAGCCCCGGGGACTACCCCGGCGGACATTGCCGCCGCGATCGGACCGGGACTCGCCAAGGCCGCTATGGCGGCGAAAGTCGATGGCGAAGTGCGCGACATCATGCGCCCGCTGGAAGGCGACGCGCAGCTCGCGCTGATCACTGCCAGGGACGAAGCCGAGGCGCTCGAACTCGTCCGCCACGATTATGCCCATGTCCTCGCCGAAGCGGTGCAGGCGCTGTGGCCGGGCACGCAGATCACCTTCGGTCCGGCGACCGATGACGGATTCTATTATGACGTGAAGGCGCCCGAGAGCCGCGCGCCCTTCTCGATGGACGACCTGCCCGCCATCGAGGAGAAGATGCGCGAGATCATCAAGGCCGACAAACCGCTGATCCGCCAGGTGTGGAGCCGCGAGGACCTGATCGCCAAATGGGAAAAGGACGGCGAGACGTTCAAGGCCGAATGGGCGAAGGAACTGCCCGAGGGCGAGGACCTGACCGTTTACTGGTCGGGTGAGGACTGGCTCGACATGTGCCGCGGCCCGCACCTGGCTTCGACCGGCAAGCTCGATCCGCAGGCGTTCAAGCTGATGCGCGTCGCCGGTGCCTATTGGCGCGGCGACCAGAACAACGCGCAGCTGACGCGCATCTACGGCACCGGCTGGCTCAACAAGAAACAGCTCAATGAACATCTGACGCGGCTCGAGGAAGCCGCCAAGCGCGACCATCGCAAGCTCGCGGTCGAGATGGACCTGTTCCACTTGCAGGCCGAAGCGCATGGCAGCGTATTCTGGCACCCCAAGGGCTATGTCATCTGGCGCGAGCTGGAGGATTATATGCGCCGCGCGGTCGACGGCGCGGGCTATCGCGAAGTGAAGACACCACAGGTGATGGACGCGCGCCAATGGGAGCAGAGCGGCCATTGGGGCAAATATCGCGAGAATATGTTCGTCATTCCCGACGAAGTGCCGAACGTGGAGGACGAGGGTCCGCTGGTTTCGGACGCCGCCGAGTGGATGGCATTGAAGCCGATGAACTGCCCGGCGCACGTCCTGATCTTCCGCCAGGGGATCAAGAGCTATCGCGACCTGCCGCTGCGCATCTATGAAAATGGCTGCTGCCACCGCAATGAGCCGCACGGCGCGCTGCACGGGCTAATGCGCGTGCGCCAGTTCACGCAGGACGACGCACATATCTTCTGCACCGAGGATCAGATCGTCGACGAGGTGCAGGCATTCTGCAAGCTCGCCGATCGCATCTATAACGACTTCGGCTTCCGCTATGCGATCAAGCTGGCGCTGCGCCCCGAAAAGCGTTTCGGTTCGGACGCCGACTGGGACAAGGCCGAGGCCGAGCTGCGCCGCGCCGTCGAAGTCGCTGGGCTGGCGACCGAGGAATATGGCTGGGAGGAGTTGCCCGGCGAAGGCGCCTTCTATGCGCCCAAGCTCGAATGGCATCTGACCGACGCGATCGGGCGGACGTGGCAGGTCGGCACGATCCAGTCGGACCGCGTGCTGCCCGAGCGGCTCGACGCCAGCTATGTCGGCGAAGATGGCGAGCGCCACCGTCCAGTGATGCTCCACCGCGCGATCTTCGGCAGCTATGAGCGGTTCATCGGCATATTGATCGAGCATTTCGCCGGCAAGCTGCCGTGCTGGCTCGCGCCGGTGCAGGCGGTGGTCGCGACGATCGTGTCGGACGCCGACGACTATGCCAATCAGGTCGCCGAACAGCTCAAGACTGCCGGCATCCGTGTCGAAACTGATCTGCGCAACGAAAAGATCAACTACAAGGTGCGCGAACATTCGCTGGCGAAGGTTCCGCACCTGCTGGTGATCGGCAAGCGCGAGGCGGACGAAGGCACCGTAGCCGTCCGCACGCTGGGGTCGCAGGGTCAGAAGATGCTGAGCCTTGACGAAGCGGTCGCGATGCTGCGCGAGGAGGCGACGCCGCCTGATCTGCGCGACTAA
- a CDS encoding MFS transporter yields MPRIPQPLSVSHKPKEEPIADPAASPQSNLPARLDRLPWSRFHWLVVGALGITWILDGLEVTVAGSVAGALRDSPVLAFSAADVGFANSMYLAGAVLGALFFGWLTDRWGRKRLFSITLGLYLLATAGTAFTWDLPSFALMRFLTGAGIGGEYSAINSAIQELIPARRRGWTDLVINGSFWVGAAMASGVSILLLDPNLFAPDHGWRLAFFGGAIIGAVILFLRRFIPESPRWLAIHGRQEEAEAVVDEIEARVVAAGHDLPPVPPMEARVQPRRATPLGEVFTALLRTYPKRTVYGLSLMIAQAFFYNAIFFTYAMMLTDFYGVPTADVGWYILPFAAGNVLGPLLLGRQFDTIGRRQMIVFTYGASAVLLTLTGLAFRAEMLDATTQTICWSVTFFFASAAASAAYLTVAESFPLEVRALAIAIFYAAGTGLGGVAAPWLFGILIESGSRDQVLLGYLLGAGLMAAAALLAAFIGLSSERKPLEEVAKPLSWE; encoded by the coding sequence TTGCCCCGAATCCCCCAACCCCTTAGCGTCTCCCACAAGCCGAAGGAGGAACCGATCGCCGATCCCGCCGCCAGCCCGCAATCGAACCTTCCCGCCCGGCTCGACCGGCTGCCGTGGAGTCGCTTTCACTGGCTGGTCGTCGGCGCGCTCGGCATCACCTGGATCCTCGACGGGCTCGAAGTCACCGTCGCCGGATCGGTGGCCGGCGCGTTGCGTGACAGCCCGGTGCTGGCATTCAGCGCGGCCGATGTCGGGTTCGCCAATTCGATGTATCTTGCCGGGGCCGTTCTCGGTGCGCTGTTCTTCGGCTGGCTCACCGATCGCTGGGGACGCAAGCGGCTCTTCTCGATCACGCTCGGCCTCTATCTGCTCGCGACGGCGGGGACGGCCTTCACCTGGGACCTGCCGAGCTTCGCGCTGATGCGCTTCCTCACCGGCGCGGGGATCGGCGGCGAGTACAGCGCGATCAATTCGGCGATTCAGGAGCTCATCCCCGCGCGGCGGCGCGGCTGGACCGATCTGGTGATCAACGGCAGCTTCTGGGTCGGCGCGGCGATGGCCAGCGGCGTTTCGATCCTGTTGCTCGATCCGAACCTGTTCGCGCCCGATCATGGCTGGCGGCTCGCCTTTTTCGGCGGCGCGATCATCGGCGCGGTAATCCTGTTCCTGCGCCGCTTCATCCCCGAAAGCCCGCGCTGGCTGGCGATCCACGGGCGGCAGGAGGAAGCCGAAGCGGTGGTGGACGAAATCGAGGCACGCGTCGTGGCGGCGGGGCATGACCTGCCGCCGGTTCCGCCGATGGAAGCGCGGGTGCAGCCGCGCCGTGCGACGCCTTTGGGCGAAGTGTTCACGGCGCTGCTTCGCACCTATCCCAAGCGCACCGTCTATGGCCTGTCGCTGATGATCGCGCAGGCATTCTTCTACAATGCGATCTTCTTCACCTATGCGATGATGCTGACCGATTTCTACGGCGTGCCCACTGCGGACGTCGGCTGGTATATTCTGCCCTTCGCCGCCGGGAACGTGCTCGGGCCGCTGCTGCTCGGGCGGCAGTTCGACACGATCGGGCGGCGGCAGATGATCGTCTTCACCTATGGCGCCTCGGCAGTGCTGCTGACGCTCACCGGGCTCGCCTTCCGCGCCGAGATGCTCGACGCGACGACGCAGACGATCTGCTGGAGCGTGACGTTCTTCTTCGCCTCTGCGGCGGCTTCGGCGGCTTATCTGACGGTGGCGGAGAGCTTTCCGCTCGAAGTGCGCGCGCTGGCGATCGCGATCTTCTATGCGGCGGGAACGGGGCTGGGCGGTGTCGCCGCGCCCTGGCTGTTCGGGATATTGATCGAGAGCGGATCGCGCGATCAGGTGCTGCTCGGATACTTGCTCGGCGCGGGACTGATGGCGGCGGCGGCGCTGCTGGCCGCGTTCATCGGCCTGTCGAGCGAACGCAAGCCGCTCGAGGAAGTGGCGAAGCCGCTGTCGTGGGAATAA
- a CDS encoding RcnB family protein has protein sequence MPGYGYYALPRAYVRRRWIVGGTVPPGLRHYVVVTPGVYGLPPAPPGLQWVYVGNRVALIRTNNGLIVQLGPVFWQG, from the coding sequence GTGCCCGGCTATGGCTATTACGCCCTGCCGCGCGCCTATGTCCGCCGTCGCTGGATCGTAGGCGGCACTGTGCCACCCGGGCTGCGCCACTATGTCGTCGTGACGCCCGGCGTCTATGGCCTGCCCCCGGCGCCTCCGGGGCTGCAATGGGTCTATGTCGGCAATCGCGTCGCGCTGATCCGCACGAACAACGGACTGATCGTCCAGCTCGGTCCCGTCTTCTGGCAGGGTTGA
- a CDS encoding LD-carboxypeptidase, which translates to MRIAVVAPGRPISETVATRVSAFVALTYPEHDIVFHPQCYLSEGHFAGSDDARAAAFVEVANDPAFDAVWFARGGYGSNRILTRVMPLLGPAARDKAYLGFSDMGFLLGALYAAGVGRPIHAAMPVTLGNNDAGESLGWALAWLIDGDRRALEPSLNGEGKGRPAAAFNLAILNALIGTPYLPDLTDHVLMIEEVSEPLYRIDRMLFTVAHATQLKGVAGIRLGHMTHIQENDPPFAENPEEIVRRWCDEMDVPFLGRAEIGHIVMNHVVPFGVT; encoded by the coding sequence ATGCGCATTGCCGTCGTCGCACCGGGACGTCCGATCAGCGAGACCGTCGCGACGCGCGTCTCGGCATTCGTGGCGCTGACCTATCCCGAGCACGACATCGTCTTTCACCCGCAATGCTACCTATCCGAAGGCCATTTCGCCGGATCGGACGACGCGCGCGCCGCCGCATTTGTGGAAGTCGCCAATGATCCGGCGTTCGACGCAGTGTGGTTCGCACGCGGCGGATACGGATCGAACCGCATCCTGACGCGAGTCATGCCGCTTCTCGGTCCCGCCGCCAGGGACAAGGCGTATCTCGGCTTTTCGGACATGGGTTTCCTGCTCGGCGCGCTCTATGCCGCCGGGGTCGGCCGCCCGATCCACGCCGCGATGCCGGTGACACTGGGCAACAACGACGCTGGGGAGAGCCTCGGCTGGGCGCTGGCATGGCTGATCGACGGCGATCGCCGGGCGCTCGAACCCAGCCTCAACGGTGAGGGCAAGGGGCGCCCCGCCGCCGCATTCAATCTCGCCATCCTCAATGCACTGATCGGCACGCCGTACCTCCCCGACCTAACCGATCACGTCCTGATGATCGAGGAAGTTTCCGAGCCGCTCTACCGCATCGACCGGATGCTGTTCACTGTGGCGCATGCGACGCAGCTCAAGGGCGTTGCCGGCATCCGCCTAGGCCACATGACCCATATCCAGGAAAACGACCCGCCCTTCGCCGAAAACCCCGAAGAGATCGTGCGCCGCTGGTGCGACGAAATGGACGTACCGTTCCTCGGCCGCGCGGAGATCGGCCATATCGTGATGAACCACGTCGTCCCGTTCGGGGTGACCTAG